Genomic segment of Mucilaginibacter sabulilitoris:
ATTGGTAATAATACTTCAGACTTACGTTTAAACGCTTTTTAAAATCCACAGCCGAGTAATTGTTATACTTATCGGCAATATAGGTAAAATCAAAGCGGATACGCTGCCAGTTTTTATATGTCTTTTTACCTTTTTCCAACGGATCATCGTATGCTTTGGCCAGGTTATACATGCGGCTGCCATTGATCCTGATAAAACCGTAATGATCTTTTAAACCTTCAGACACACCCAGGCCAAATAAACCTGCATGTACCTCAAGGCCCAGGTTATCATAACGCTGTATAATAAGCCCGTCTTTATCTATACGTTTACCGGTATAGTATGTTAAGGTATAAAAGTTGGTGGTGAATTTGCCACTGTCGCGGTTAAAGCTGCCATCGGGATTTAATGATGGGCCCCTTACACCGTTGGAGTGGTGCGAATAGCCAAAAGAAAAGAATTTGGGGTTATAGGTATCCTCATTTACCCTGAAAAACACCGTTGCGCCCGGCATAAAACTGGGTGATTTTACAGGTGCTCCCCGTGATGCCAGTAAACGTATTTTAACCCTGGGCGTAAACACCGCGAAAAAACGCGATTTGGGTGTACTGAATAAAACAAAGTTGGGAGCCAGGTCGGCCGTAAGCTGGGTTTTTACTTTATTGAAGTAATCATTACCCCCTTCAGACAATCTTAAATTTTGATTATATATATAGTCAAACGCGTTATTTATAAGGCGTGTTTTAAAGAGGGTAGAATCGGCAGTAGTATCGGCAATGATCTTTTCCTGTAGTTTTGACACGAGAGTACCGGCCATTAATTTTCCGGGCAAAACAAAACAAGCCAGGCAGCAAATGATTTTTAAAGCGGCATTAAATTTAACAGGAAGGGCAGTATTATTTAAAACTGCTTTGCGGGGTATATATGTAATCAATTTGACGCCGATTATTTTGACCGAATAAGTGAACTATACTCAATTCCATTTAACAATATCATGTTAAAATACCGTTAAGAATTGTGTTGGCAATATTAGATATTATTCTGTTTTTAAGCGGTATAATCAGTGTCAAGCAAACGTAAAAGCTATGGAGCCCTGATTAGGATAAAGCCAATTGTTTTTTCTGCCTTCAGGATCTGTCGAGCTATACTGTGAAGCAGTTAAAAAAGCGTCAAGACTGTAACGAACGTGCAGGCAGGGGCGTCATATAATTACCTTGAAAATAGCGCAAATCAAATATTGTATAACCGGGCTTATGCTTAGCCTGCTACTGATAACCGGTATTACTGTTTGCTGCGGTCAAGCCGTTACAAAGCTTGTTATTCCAGCCAATTGTCTCGATAGCATCCCATCGTGGATGGCGAAGAGTAAAATACCTGTTCTGGCCGCCAGCGTGATAGAGGGAGGGGAAATTAAGGAACTAAAGATTTTCGGCAAGCTGGATAACGGGCAATCTGCGCCGCTCAATACCTTTTTCAATGTCGCCTCACTGACCAAACCGATTACCGCACTAACCGTTTTGAGACTTGTAGATATGGGTGACTGGAACCTGGACGAACCTTTGGACCGCTACTGGATAGACCCGGATATTCGGGCCGACCTGCGATATAAAAAAATAACCACCCGGATTGTGCTGAGCCATCAAACCGGCTTCCCCAACTGGCGCTCACAAAATCCGACAAAAAAACTGGCTTTCCTTTTTGATCCCGGCACACGGTATGGTTACTCGGGCGAAGGTTTTGAGTATCTGCGCCACGCGCTCGAAAACAAATTCCACAGAACCCTGCAACAACTGGCCGATTCCGTCCTTTTTAAACCACTGGGCATGAACCATACACGATATGGCTGGAGCGACAAACTGGATTCGACCCTTTTTGCCGAACCGCATGACAAGAACGGAGAAGTAATCAAAATGGCGAAAATCAAAAATATTGTGGCAGCAGACTGGTTAGTAACCACCATCAACGATTATTCAAAATTCGCGCTGGCTGTATTGAACCCAAAAGCGCTATCCAACCAGTTATTCACAGAAATGGTGACCCCGCAGGTAAAAATGCAGGGCGGCCCCAAAGAAAATATGGGTCTTGGCTGGGAAGTGATCAAACCGCTGGATAACGACGAATATCTGCTGATGCATACAGGATCGGATGATGGCGTAAAGACCCTTGTCATACTGTTTCCCAAATCCAAACGGGGCATAGTCCTTTTTACAAACGGAAACAATGGTTTCGATGTTATCAAGCAAACGATAAAAGCAGCGTTTCACCTGAAGGAACTTACACCTTAAAAATCAAAACAACCCCGCTATTATATAGTTGGTTTTTCAATTCTGTTTTATTATATTTGATTATAGCCAATCCTCCAATTTTAACCTGTGTATCATGATAAAAGTTGCAAATATTCTTGCGCGCAAGGGCGGCGGTGTTGTCACTATTGATGCGTGTACATCTGTTTTAGATGCCTTAAGATTAATGGCCGACAAAAATATCGGCTCGGTGGTAGTGATGGATAACGATGAATACGTTGGCCTGCTTACCGAAAGAGATTACGCCCGAAAAGTAATCCTGAAAGGAAAATCATCGCATGAAACCCCGGTAAGAGAGATCATGAGCACCGGACTGCCACGTATAATTCCCGAGAATACAATTGAAACCTGCATGCACGTCATGAGCGAAAGCAATATCCGCTATTTGCCTGTGTTTATTGACGATAACTTATGCGGCATCATATCCATCAATGACCTGGTTACCGAAACCATACTAGCGCAGCTGGAAACCATTGAACAATTAAAAAGCTATATCACTTCGTAGCATACCAAAACCAACGCCCTGTGCTATAAACACAAGGCGTTAATTTCTTTTGTCCATCCTTTTTTAGAATGTTATTGAACCACTTCGCTGATCTGGATAACGGGGGTGACGTTGGTGTACTTAGGAAAATCAGCTTTGATTTCCTCTGTATGCTGTGCAAGGGCATTCTCATAATCAGAAATTTTGTCAAAATACAAATAACCAATTGCCAGAAACGGAGCCGGATCATTCGCGGCCCTGCCTGATATCCCTTTATCAATAGCGTAAATTTTCAGGTTAAAAAATTTCGCCATCAGGGGCATGTGGCTCTTGGTGTAATAGTCCATGTCAAATGTTTTCCCTTCTCCATTTGGATACAGGACGGTTACTTTGATCATTCCTTTTTTTACTTGAGGAGCATCTTTTGTTTGGGCTTGCAGGCAACTTAAAGAAAGTCCGAAAAACAGGAGCAGTAAAATAGTTTTTCTTTTCATTTTATGGGTTTTAAGGTTGAACTAAAGATAGTGAAAATTGCCTCTCTATTGTAGAGACGCATCATTGCGTCTCCCACATTTATTTATCACCAGTTCTATTGAGAAACGCAATATGCGCCTCTTCAGAAAAAATGCTTTGCTTTAAATTTGATCAGCCCTTATCTTCTGCGTTTGTCTTCCGCGGATTGGTCCTGTTTAATTGCTATTTAAACCACAAATTTTCATACCTTGCATAATTTACCAACAACATATAGTGACGTTTCAGGATTTTAATTTCAACGAACAATTATTCGAAGGCATTCAAAGCATGGGATTTACCACCCCTACGCCTATACAGGAAATGGCCATCCCGGTTATTTTAAACGGACAAGACCTTATTGCCTGCGCGCAAACCGGTACCGGTAAAACGGGTGCTTATTTATTGCCTGTTTTAAACCACATCAGCAGCACCAATAAACACCATACCAGCGCGCTTATTTTGGCGCCAACCCGTGAGCTTGCTCAACAAATTGACCAGCAGGTAGAAGGGCTGGCTTATTTTACAGGCGTTAGCTCCATAGCTGTATTTGGCGGTGGCGACGGTATGGCCTACGAGCAGCAACGCCGGGGCATACAAAATAATGTAAATATTATTATTGCTACACCTGGCCGGTTGATAGCCCACCTTACATCGGGTGTTTTAAAGCTAAATCATTTAACCCACCTGATACTGGACGAGGCCGACCGCATGCTCGACATGGGTTTCTCGGACGACATCATGAAGATCATCAGCTATTTGCCCAAAACCAGGCAAACGCTGCTGTTCTCGGCTACTATGCCAGGACGCATCCGCTCATTGGCCAAAGCCATTTTAAAAGAACCGCAGCAAATCAACATCGCTATTTCGCAACCCGCTGTTGGTATCGATCAGCAGATCTATCGCCTGCACGACCAGCAAAAAACGCCATTGCTGCAGCTTATCCTGCGCGATTCGGCCTATACCAGTACCATCATTTTCGCATCGAGAAAAGAGATCGTAAAATCTCTATATAAAGAGCTTAAAGCTATAAAAATTAACGCGATGGCTTTTCACTCCGATCTGGAACAAAAGGAGCGCGAAGAAATACTGCTGAAATTTAAAAACAAACAGCTCCCGGTTATTATAGGTACCGACGCACTGTCGCGCGGTATTGACGTAGAAGGTATCGATCTGGTAATCAACTATGATGTTCCCGGCGATCCGGAAGATTATATTCACCGTATTGGCCGTACCGCACGTGCTGCCACCACAGGCACAGCCATCACCTTTGTTAACCACCGCGATGAGCGAAAGCTGAAAAACATTGAACAGCTGATTGAAAGACCCATCCGTTTAGTTGGCTTACCCGACGAACTGGCGGCTATACAACCCACACATCCGGTACATGCTGATCAGCACGATAACAAAAAGAAACCCAACAGGCGCTGGAATAAAAAGAAACCTAAAAAGAATATTCAGTAATGAAAAAGAGCATAGCCAAAACGCTGCTTTTACAAATGGTATTGGGGGCTGCATTGGCTGCCCCATGTGCTAATACGTTTGCACAGAATAAAAAAACATCGGGCAATCCGGTAGTTGAAGGTTGGTATGCCGATCCGGAAGCTAAAATATTCAATAAACAATATTGGTTATATCCAACCTATTCGGCTAAATACAATGAGCAGGTATTTATGGATGCCTTTTCATCACCCGATTTGGTACACTGGACCAAACACCCGCACATTATAGACACCAGCGGTGTAAAATGGGTGAGGCGTGCGCTTTGGGCTCCTGCCGTTACTGAAAAAGGCGGCAAATATTATATTTTCTTTGGCGCAAATGACATACAGAACAATAACGAAAAAGGCGGTATAGGCGTTGCGGTAAGCGATAACCCGGCCGGGCCTTTTAAAGACCATTTAGGCAAGCCCCTTATTGATCAGATAATCAACAAAGCCCAGCCTATAGATCAGTTTGTTTTTAAAGACGATGATGGCCAGTACTACATGATATATGGCGGCTGGGGGCAATGCAATATTGTGCGGTTAAAAGATGATTTCACCGGTCTTGTGCCATTTAAGGACGGTGAAACTTATAAAAAAATAACCCCCGAAGGTTACGTAGAAGGCCCGGTAATGTTTAAGCACAATGGTAAATACTATTTTATGTGGAGCGAAGGCGGCTGGACCGGTCCTGACTATCGCGTAGCCTATGCCATTGGCGATACCCCTTTCGGTCCGTTTAAACGTATAGGCACTATCCTGAAACAGGATGCCAGCATTGCTACCGGCGCGGGTCACCACTCGGTAATTAACGTACCTGGAACTGATGAATGGTACATTGTTTACCATCGCCGCCCATTAACCGAAACCGATGCGAATCACCGTGTAATGTGTATTGACAAGATGTATTTTGATACCGATGGAAACATCAAGCCTGTGAAGATCACCAATGAGGGTGTAGCGGCGCGGGTATTGAAATAGATCTTAACCGCTTTGTCATGCTGAACGAAGTGAAGTATCTATTCATAAACTATGCATATCGCATAACAGATACTTCACTTCGTTCAGCATGACAAGTAAGAGGGCCTAATAAAACTACAACCCAAACAACTCGCTGCTCAGGTATCTGTCGCCGCGATCGCAGCAGATAAAAACAATTACGCCTTCTTTAAGCTCTCCGGCCAGCTTTACGGCAGCAGACATTGCGCCGCCACTACTCATACCGGCAAAAATCCCTTCAACCTTAGCCAGTTTTCGGGCCATTTCAGTTGCATCCTCCTGCGATATATCCATCACCCTGTCAACCCGGGTAGCATCGAATATTTTGGGTAAATAAGCTTCGGGCCAGCGGCGTATACCGGGTATGGATGATCCTTCTGTTGGCTGGCAGCCAACTATCTGTATCTCCTTATTTTTATCTTTAAAGTACCTTGAACAGCCCATTATGGTGCCTGTAGTACCCATTGCGCTTACAAAATGCGTTATCTTACCCTCAGTATCGCGCCATATCTCCGGACCGGTGCCTTTTATATGGGCCATATAGTTATCGGGATTGGCAAACTGGTTAAGCAAAAAATACTCGTCAGAAGCGCTCTTTTCTTCGGCATAGTCACGACATTGTTCAATACCCTCCAACAAGGTAACCTTAGCGCCAAAAGCCTCCATGGTTAGCGTACGTTCACGGGTAGAATTGGATGGCATTACCAGCTCAATTTCCAGGTCAAACAAGCGGGCTATCATGGCAAGGGCAATACCGGTATTGCCGCTGGTAGCTTCAATAAGCTTAGTTCCCGGTTTAATGTCCCCACGTTCCAGAGCGCTGCTTATCATGTTTAATGCCGCCCTGTCCTTTACACTGCCTCCTGGATTATTTCCTTCCAGCTTCGCGTATATTTTTACATTAGGATTGGGGTTTAACTTCTTTATTTCAACCAGTGGCGTGTTGCCTATAATATCAATAATACCAGCCATAATAATGTTATGTGTTTAAAATAGATGTATCAATTATCTCCTGCCGAATATGCGGCGGCTCAGTTTATTAAGGATGCGGTGATTAGGAGTATGGTATACCCTTGAATTAGGCGGCAGGCTTTTAGTGAGCCAAACATTACCGCCAATAACACTATCGTGACCAATAATGGTTTCGCCACCCAGTATGGTAGCTCCCGAATATATTACCACGTTATCCTCAACCGTAGGATGGCGTTTGGTATTGGCCATGCTTTTATCAACGCTTAAAGCACCCAGCGTAACACCCTGATAAAGTTTTACGTGGTTGCCAATTTTACAGCTTTCGCCTACTACTATACCCGTACCATGATCTATATAAAAATACTCGCCGATCACTGCAGCCGGGTGAATATCAATACCAGTTTTAGAATGAGCATACTCGGTTAGTATCCGCGGAATAAGCGGAACATCTTCTATATATAAGCTATGGGCTAAACGATATAAGGATATGGCGAAAAAGCCCGGATAGGTACGTACTACCTCAAATTCGCTCCTTGCAGCCGGGTCGCCG
This window contains:
- a CDS encoding serine hydrolase domain-containing protein translates to MLSLLLITGITVCCGQAVTKLVIPANCLDSIPSWMAKSKIPVLAASVIEGGEIKELKIFGKLDNGQSAPLNTFFNVASLTKPITALTVLRLVDMGDWNLDEPLDRYWIDPDIRADLRYKKITTRIVLSHQTGFPNWRSQNPTKKLAFLFDPGTRYGYSGEGFEYLRHALENKFHRTLQQLADSVLFKPLGMNHTRYGWSDKLDSTLFAEPHDKNGEVIKMAKIKNIVAADWLVTTINDYSKFALAVLNPKALSNQLFTEMVTPQVKMQGGPKENMGLGWEVIKPLDNDEYLLMHTGSDDGVKTLVILFPKSKRGIVLFTNGNNGFDVIKQTIKAAFHLKELTP
- a CDS encoding CBS domain-containing protein codes for the protein MIKVANILARKGGGVVTIDACTSVLDALRLMADKNIGSVVVMDNDEYVGLLTERDYARKVILKGKSSHETPVREIMSTGLPRIIPENTIETCMHVMSESNIRYLPVFIDDNLCGIISINDLVTETILAQLETIEQLKSYITS
- a CDS encoding EthD family reductase codes for the protein MKRKTILLLLFFGLSLSCLQAQTKDAPQVKKGMIKVTVLYPNGEGKTFDMDYYTKSHMPLMAKFFNLKIYAIDKGISGRAANDPAPFLAIGYLYFDKISDYENALAQHTEEIKADFPKYTNVTPVIQISEVVQ
- a CDS encoding DEAD/DEAH box helicase, with the protein product MTFQDFNFNEQLFEGIQSMGFTTPTPIQEMAIPVILNGQDLIACAQTGTGKTGAYLLPVLNHISSTNKHHTSALILAPTRELAQQIDQQVEGLAYFTGVSSIAVFGGGDGMAYEQQRRGIQNNVNIIIATPGRLIAHLTSGVLKLNHLTHLILDEADRMLDMGFSDDIMKIISYLPKTRQTLLFSATMPGRIRSLAKAILKEPQQINIAISQPAVGIDQQIYRLHDQQKTPLLQLILRDSAYTSTIIFASRKEIVKSLYKELKAIKINAMAFHSDLEQKEREEILLKFKNKQLPVIIGTDALSRGIDVEGIDLVINYDVPGDPEDYIHRIGRTARAATTGTAITFVNHRDERKLKNIEQLIERPIRLVGLPDELAAIQPTHPVHADQHDNKKKPNRRWNKKKPKKNIQ
- a CDS encoding glycoside hydrolase family 43 protein; the encoded protein is MKKSIAKTLLLQMVLGAALAAPCANTFAQNKKTSGNPVVEGWYADPEAKIFNKQYWLYPTYSAKYNEQVFMDAFSSPDLVHWTKHPHIIDTSGVKWVRRALWAPAVTEKGGKYYIFFGANDIQNNNEKGGIGVAVSDNPAGPFKDHLGKPLIDQIINKAQPIDQFVFKDDDGQYYMIYGGWGQCNIVRLKDDFTGLVPFKDGETYKKITPEGYVEGPVMFKHNGKYYFMWSEGGWTGPDYRVAYAIGDTPFGPFKRIGTILKQDASIATGAGHHSVINVPGTDEWYIVYHRRPLTETDANHRVMCIDKMYFDTDGNIKPVKITNEGVAARVLK
- the cysM gene encoding cysteine synthase CysM; protein product: MAGIIDIIGNTPLVEIKKLNPNPNVKIYAKLEGNNPGGSVKDRAALNMISSALERGDIKPGTKLIEATSGNTGIALAMIARLFDLEIELVMPSNSTRERTLTMEAFGAKVTLLEGIEQCRDYAEEKSASDEYFLLNQFANPDNYMAHIKGTGPEIWRDTEGKITHFVSAMGTTGTIMGCSRYFKDKNKEIQIVGCQPTEGSSIPGIRRWPEAYLPKIFDATRVDRVMDISQEDATEMARKLAKVEGIFAGMSSGGAMSAAVKLAGELKEGVIVFICCDRGDRYLSSELFGL
- the epsC gene encoding serine O-acetyltransferase EpsC, which codes for MSQEFYEQIFNKQQKLEAVPSNKEITKWALQVIRLLYPEQTGKLFVDVDAIKAEFKMLEDELFHIMEVTKACADSNNKERAARFFEQLPKLYLVLNTDIQAIFNGDPAARSEFEVVRTYPGFFAISLYRLAHSLYIEDVPLIPRILTEYAHSKTGIDIHPAAVIGEYFYIDHGTGIVVGESCKIGNHVKLYQGVTLGALSVDKSMANTKRHPTVEDNVVIYSGATILGGETIIGHDSVIGGNVWLTKSLPPNSRVYHTPNHRILNKLSRRIFGRR